CTGGAGAACTGCCCGAAGCATCCAGGTAGACTTTGCCACCTTCGATCAGACCAGCCTTCCGGCAAGTCCTGGCTACCCTCGAGAAGAACTCTCAGTAAACCTGTTTGCCGAACCGCCGTCTCGCTTTGCAGAGGATCCTGTGGTCCGGAGGACATTCATCGATGCCATACCCTATGAACCACATGAAGGTGAGGTTGAGTCAGATGGATCTTAGTGGCAAGATTGGAATAATAGGAAGGTATTGCCCCGTAACAGCCCCGCAGAGATTCAAGCTCTTCCGGCCCGGCCTGACGGGCCGTTAGCAATTCTTGGATCGTTGGCGCTTCCCGTAATTGCTGCCCAGGATATGGAAGGCTGCAATGAAAGCGGCGATGGCTTTGGCGGGAACGCCAGTCCGCTTGGCCAGGAGCTTTACCAGGGGATCCGAAGTCAGGGAACGGTAGCAGGCCGGGGGCAGGGGGGCGGTCACCCTTGTGATACCTACAAGTTCGTCCAGCGAGACGCCGAAAATTTCGCTCAGCCTCACCAAGGTGTCCAGGCTCGGTTGCTTCGCTCCGCGTTCCCAGTTGGCAACGGTTGAGCGCTCCACCCCGGCCATCTCCGCCAGGTCGTTCTGTCGAAGGTGCATCTGTTCCCGCAACCTCTTTAACGTTTCCCCGAACCGATTCATGCCACCGCCCCCAAAGGTTTCTGGTAGAAACTCTATACTGTTTCTTGCTTTCTTGACAAGTTTCTACTAGAAGACATATAATGTTCCTTAAAGACACATAATTACACAACTTGAAAAGGAGATGCAGAAAATGCGGCTTGCCTTGCGCCAAGCACGATTGCGGGCCAGTTTGACCCAGGCCGAGCTCGCCTGCCGGGCAGGGCTCAGCCGTGCCGCGTATACCAACATCGAAAAAGGGTACAGGTACCCCTCGCTGGCCGCGGCGCTCCGCATCGCCTGCGTCCTGAACGAGCCCGTTGAAGAGCTTTTCGCGGACGAGCCCATCGATGACCGGCCCGCGAAAGCAGCCTCAGGGGCGTCGGGTCCGGCGTGAACCAGCTGGC
This portion of the Clostridia bacterium genome encodes:
- a CDS encoding helix-turn-helix transcriptional regulator, with the translated sequence MNRFGETLKRLREQMHLRQNDLAEMAGVERSTVANWERGAKQPSLDTLVRLSEIFGVSLDELVGITRVTAPLPPACYRSLTSDPLVKLLAKRTGVPAKAIAAFIAAFHILGSNYGKRQRSKNC
- a CDS encoding helix-turn-helix transcriptional regulator, with translation MRLALRQARLRASLTQAELACRAGLSRAAYTNIEKGYRYPSLAAALRIACVLNEPVEELFADEPIDDRPAKAASGASGPA